In one window of Pagrus major chromosome 12, Pma_NU_1.0 DNA:
- the LOC141005908 gene encoding UPF0729 protein C18orf32 homolog, protein MVCIPCIVIPVLLWVYKRFLEPFLYPFISPIINTFWTKKAVQETGDQKVSEKSNGTCKADSNGEVTANGSAIAADKKTD, encoded by the exons ATGGTGTGCATTCCCTGTATCGTGATTCCTGTCCTGTTGTGGGTCTACAAGAGGTTCCTGGAGCCTTTCCTCTATCCGTTCATTTCACCCATTATTAATACATTCTGGACCAAAAAGGCAGTCCAGGAGACTGGTGACCAAAAAGTTAGTGAAAAGAGTAATGGGACTTGCAAG GCTGACAGCAACGGGGAAGTCACAGCCAATGGATCAGCTATAGCAGCAGATAAGAAGACAGACTGA